Proteins encoded in a region of the Candidatus Binataceae bacterium genome:
- a CDS encoding SDR family oxidoreductase, translating to GSIILNASIVASKGNPASSVYSATKAAVRSFARTWTMDLKERKIRVNALSPGPINTPAYDRLAQSGPAGQQMLASIVNRVPMGRFGTPAEIARAAVFLASDDSTFVTGSELFVDGSAAQI from the coding sequence TGGATCGATCATCCTGAACGCTTCGATCGTGGCGTCCAAAGGCAATCCGGCGTCGAGCGTGTACAGCGCGACCAAGGCCGCGGTACGGTCGTTCGCGCGCACGTGGACGATGGATTTGAAGGAACGCAAAATCCGCGTGAATGCACTCAGTCCGGGTCCGATCAACACTCCCGCATATGACCGACTAGCGCAGTCCGGGCCAGCAGGCCAGCAGATGTTGGCGAGTATCGTGAACAGGGTCCCGATGGGCCGCTTCGGCACACCGGCTGAAATCGCGAGGGCCGCGGTTTTCCTCGCCTCTGATGACAGCACTTTTGTCACCGGCTCTGAGCTATTCGTCGACGGCAGCGCCGCCCAAATCTGA